In Myxococcales bacterium, the genomic window GGGCAGCTGCCCCTCCAGGACGCAGACCAGCAACCTCATCCGCTGTAACTCCTTGGGAGTCATCGAAATCATGTCCTTCTTCATGGGGGACATAATCGCTAAGCAGTTACAGGGGACAAAGTCGCTAAGCTAATACAGCCTTTCGTTGCTGGCTGTCTTTCGTTCTATTTGGCGTACTCGACCGCCCGGTGCTCGCGGATGCAAGTCACGCGAATCTGTCCCGGATAGCTCAACTCGGCCTCGACGCGGCGGGCGATGTCGCGGCTGAGCATCACCGTCTGATCGTCGTTGACGCGATCGGACTGGACGATGATGCGGATTTCGCGACCCGCCTGGATGGCGAAGCAGCTTTCCACGCCGTTGAATTCCCGCGCGATGCGCTCGAGGTCCTCGAGCCGCTTCACGTAGGTTTCCAACATTTCGCGCCGCGCGCCCGGCCGGGCGCCGGAAAGGGCGTCGGCGGCCTGGACGATCACGTCGAGCGTGGTTTCCTGTTTCACTTCCTCGTGGTGGCTGCCGATGGCGCGCAGCACCTCGGCCGGCTCGCCGTATTTGCGGGCCAGTTCCATGCCGATGATCGCGTGGCTGCCTTCCACTTCGTGGTCGACGGCCTTGCCGATGTCGTGCAACAGCCCCGCCCGTTTGGCCATTTTGACGTTCTGGCCCAATTCCGCCGCCATGATGCCCGCCAGAAACGCCACTTCCAGCGAATGCTGCAAGATGTTCTGCGCGTAACTGGTGCGGAACTTGAGCCGGCCGATCAATTTGACCAACTCCGGATGAATGCCGTGCACGCCCAGGTCGAAGGTCGCCTGTTCGCCGGCTTGCTGGATGTCCTGCTCGACCTCGGCCGTCACCTTGGCGACGATCTCCTCGATCCGGCCCGGATGGATGCGACCGTCGGTGATCAGCCGCTCGAGGCTGATCCGGGCGATTTCGCGCCGCACCGGGTTGTGGCAGGACAAAACCACCGTTTCGGGGGTGTCATCGACGATGAAATCGACGCCGGTGGCCGCTTCGAGGGCGCGGATGTTGCGGCCCTCGCGGCCGATGATCCGGCCCTTCATGTCATCGTTGGGAAGATTGACGACGCTGACGGTCCGCTCGGCCACGTACTCGCCGGCATAACGCTGGATGGCCAGGGAAATGATTTTCTTGGCCTCGTTATCGGCGGCTTTCTTGGCGGTTTCGGTGATCTCGCGGATCATCTTGGCCGCCTCGTGCTTGGCCTCGCTTTCCATCGACTGCAACAAGAGCTGTTTGGCGTCGGATTGGCTCAGCCCGGCCACCCGTTCGAGCTGGATCTGCCATTCCTGCACCAAGGCATCGTATTTCTTTTCTTGCTGGGCCAGGGCGGCCTCGCGGACCACAAGGATCTTCTCGCGCGTGGTGACCTCGATTTCCTTCTCGTCCAACAGGGTGGTTTTGCGATCGAGATTTTCCTCCCGCACCACCAGCCGCTTATCCAGGTTGTCCAGCTCCTTTTGTCTTTCCTTCATTTCCCGCTCGATCTGTTCCTGCAGTTTCAAGCGGCGATCCTTGAGTTTTAGCTCTACCTCCTTTTCGATCGATTGGACTTTGTTCTTGGCTTCCTCGACTATTTTTCCGGCCTGGCTTTCCGCTTCGGCCATCCGCTGCTTCGAGAGGGATCGCTGTAGATAAAATCCCACTCCTCCGCCGACGACCAGTGAAGCGATCACCGCCAGGAGCACTAAGAGGATGGTATTCACGTTTATGCTCCTTGCAAGGTTTATATAATCGCTCGCCGCGCGGTACACGCGGTTCGAGCGCCACACCCGGGATTGGTGATACACGGCGGGGTTTAATCGGATTCGAGGAGAAAATTCGGATCCGAGGCCTGGCAATTTCGGTTTGATCAGCCGATCAGCAAATCAGGCAATCAATATGTACTTTCCTCGTCGCGAAAAAGAAGAGTGACCCGAGGCGTATACCTCAACCAAGTTGTTGAAATCTCTCGGCATGTTTTCCTCGATGGGTCCTCCGCCACGCAAAAGAGGCTGAATTACCGAAATCCCCGGCTCTCAATTCCGAGGTCGTTTTTTATGCGGTCGCCGATCGACCGACTTAATGTGTTGTGCTCCTCGAAGCCTTGAAACCACCCGCCGGGATCAACTTCCCTTTGGGATCTATTTGAAAATATTCCCCCCGCGCTAACCGTGTGATCCATCTCTTTTGAACCCATCTAATTTACATTAGGTGGGTACGAATTTACCGCAGAAGCAAAACTTGCGCTCGTCTTGCGCCATACGGCAGGGAAACGCTCCCGAACTAAAACTACTGGGTCAAAAATTTTCCGGTCATCACGCGAAAGCGCAGGGGAAATCGTACCTCCTTTGAATTATCCCCCATTGCCCAAACGGTCATTGCAGCTTGCTGTCGATGTAATTGACCAGTTCGAGGCACTGCCGATCAACCTTCTCACAGATTTCCTTGTGGAGGCCGACTTGCTTGAAAAATTCATCGGCGATGTCCAGGGCCGTCAGGATGGCGACGTTCAACGAGGAAGAACCGGCCGCTTCGGTTTCGATGCGTTGCATCTTGTCGTTCACGTATTCGGCGATTTCGCGGACGTAATCCTCGTTGCTGTCCGTCGCCAGCATCATTTTACGCCCTAAAATTTGGACTTCGACCACGTTTTCAGGCATCTCGGCCACCTTTTAATACGGGTTACATCTTACCGGCTTTCTTCCTTGATTGTCAAGGATTACCACCGGCGAAATCGTTGCCAAGCCGCATTTTTAAACAAAGAAAAAGCCGGATGAGCGGCTCATCCGGCTGCCTCGCGAAAAATGCAGAAGGGGGGATTTGAACCCCCATGAGCGTCGCCCACCACCCCCTCAAGATGGCGTGTCTACCAATTCCACCACTTCTGCGAATTTCTAAA contains:
- the rny gene encoding ribonuclease Y, yielding MNVNTILLVLLAVIASLVVGGGVGFYLQRSLSKQRMAEAESQAGKIVEEAKNKVQSIEKEVELKLKDRRLKLQEQIEREMKERQKELDNLDKRLVVREENLDRKTTLLDEKEIEVTTREKILVVREAALAQQEKKYDALVQEWQIQLERVAGLSQSDAKQLLLQSMESEAKHEAAKMIREITETAKKAADNEAKKIISLAIQRYAGEYVAERTVSVVNLPNDDMKGRIIGREGRNIRALEAATGVDFIVDDTPETVVLSCHNPVRREIARISLERLITDGRIHPGRIEEIVAKVTAEVEQDIQQAGEQATFDLGVHGIHPELVKLIGRLKFRTSYAQNILQHSLEVAFLAGIMAAELGQNVKMAKRAGLLHDIGKAVDHEVEGSHAIIGMELARKYGEPAEVLRAIGSHHEEVKQETTLDVIVQAADALSGARPGARREMLETYVKRLEDLERIAREFNGVESCFAIQAGREIRIIVQSDRVNDDQTVMLSRDIARRVEAELSYPGQIRVTCIREHRAVEYAK
- a CDS encoding cell division protein ZapA, with the protein product MPENVVEVQILGRKMMLATDSNEDYVREIAEYVNDKMQRIETEAAGSSSLNVAILTALDIADEFFKQVGLHKEICEKVDRQCLELVNYIDSKLQ